Proteins co-encoded in one Verrucomicrobiota bacterium genomic window:
- a CDS encoding BrnT family toxin, translated as MEFEYDPAKSRANAQMHGIDFEQAKALWNDLKAVVKALRYQNEPRFALIAQWNEKVWLAVYTLRGQKIRLISVRRAKSNERDDYPKAQGDDRGRTRGPG; from the coding sequence GTGGAGTTCGAATACGACCCCGCCAAGAGCCGCGCCAACGCACAAATGCATGGAATCGACTTTGAACAGGCCAAAGCCCTCTGGAATGACCTCAAGGCCGTCGTAAAAGCGTTGCGCTACCAAAATGAACCAAGGTTTGCGCTGATCGCCCAATGGAACGAGAAAGTCTGGTTGGCGGTTTACACCTTGCGGGGCCAAAAAATCCGCCTGATCTCCGTGAGGAGGGCAAAATCTAATGAGCGAGACGACTACCCAAAAGCCCAAGGCGATGACCGAGGAAGAACTCGCGGCCCTGGTTGA
- a CDS encoding CopG family transcriptional regulator, translating to MSETTTQKPKAMTEEELAALVDSGEDLSEYIDRSRTFRPGEEPLPVQLTLPWNVLLKVEQQAVKQGMSREALMEAWIAEKAG from the coding sequence ATGAGCGAGACGACTACCCAAAAGCCCAAGGCGATGACCGAGGAAGAACTCGCGGCCCTGGTTGATTCCGGCGAAGACCTTTCGGAGTACATTGACCGGTCCAGGACGTTCCGGCCCGGTGAGGAGCCGCTCCCCGTGCAGCTAACGCTTCCCTGGAACGTCCTGCTGAAGGTCGAACAGCAAGCGGTCAAGCAGGGGATGAGCCGCGAGGCGCTGATGGAAGCCTGGATTGCCGAGAAAGCCGGATGA
- a CDS encoding Uma2 family endonuclease translates to MSLPETVEVRKLTVREFHALEPVLDPGYRYELLDGRILVMPIPGNPHAVVLDELNAQFSRQARPGLHVSSGGLWLNETTELLPDLSLLDRKRRGRENPPAATAKLVIEVSDTTFDRDTGEKLQAYRAAGVPEYWVADVRGRCVLRHLLPDYRAEAFSEGALSPRAYPDVIIDLGTLFEGLGGE, encoded by the coding sequence ATGAGCCTCCCCGAAACGGTCGAAGTCCGCAAACTCACGGTGCGGGAGTTCCATGCCCTGGAACCGGTCCTGGACCCGGGCTACCGCTACGAACTGCTCGACGGTCGGATTCTTGTCATGCCCATCCCCGGCAACCCGCACGCCGTCGTCCTGGACGAACTCAACGCGCAATTCAGCCGTCAGGCGCGGCCCGGCCTCCACGTTTCGTCCGGGGGCCTTTGGCTCAACGAAACGACCGAACTTTTGCCTGACCTGTCCCTGCTGGACCGCAAACGCCGGGGTCGGGAAAACCCGCCCGCCGCGACCGCAAAGCTGGTCATCGAGGTTTCGGACACGACCTTCGATCGCGATACGGGCGAAAAGCTTCAGGCTTACCGGGCGGCGGGCGTTCCGGAGTACTGGGTCGCGGACGTGCGGGGGCGCTGCGTCCTGCGCCACCTTTTGCCCGACTACCGGGCCGAAGCCTTTAGCGAGGGCGCCTTGAGCCCCCGGGCGTACCCGGACGTCATCATCGACCTGGGGACCCTGTTCGAAGGCCTCGGAGGGGAGTGA
- a CDS encoding serine protease: MGTTARADTIPQLVAKTKPAIVQVIALDQNYSRIEFGTGFFISPDGLVVTNFHVIQGASHITALSNAGALFLFQKVVAQPAGVDLAVLKFLATDAPFLKLGRSADAVEGQKVLVVGNPRGLQGTVSDGIISSFRDNRSLIQITAPISPGSSGSPVMNENGEVIGVATLIETDGQNLNFAIPSEQVASALSASVVATPPSLASMSSDQSAAPSVGSTLSPSNPPPPRQPDLSASVREFVQSFWNHHESNDASDWASAFAPRTNYCYYGGGQWADQRFVEQDRAKLVKRYPIRQYRFYGLTIDAQPGGSLARVGYAFNYAYAGHKSAAGVCRVLLTLQQISGRWFITAYDEKVNRQ; the protein is encoded by the coding sequence TTGGGTACGACCGCACGTGCGGACACGATCCCCCAGCTCGTGGCAAAGACCAAGCCCGCGATCGTGCAGGTTATCGCCTTGGACCAAAATTATTCTCGGATCGAATTCGGGACGGGGTTTTTTATTTCCCCGGACGGCCTCGTGGTGACCAACTTTCACGTTATCCAAGGCGCGAGCCATATCACCGCCCTCAGTAATGCCGGTGCCCTATTCCTCTTCCAAAAAGTGGTCGCGCAGCCTGCCGGCGTCGACTTAGCCGTCCTAAAGTTCCTGGCGACGGATGCGCCGTTTCTCAAGCTGGGACGATCGGCGGACGCCGTCGAAGGCCAAAAGGTACTGGTGGTCGGGAACCCGCGGGGCCTTCAGGGCACGGTGTCCGATGGGATCATCTCCTCCTTTCGCGACAACCGTTCCCTGATTCAGATCACGGCACCGATCTCTCCCGGTTCCAGCGGCTCTCCCGTGATGAACGAAAACGGGGAAGTCATTGGGGTTGCGACGCTCATTGAGACGGACGGCCAAAACCTCAATTTCGCGATCCCATCCGAACAAGTTGCGAGCGCGTTAAGCGCGTCTGTGGTCGCGACGCCGCCGTCCCTGGCGTCAATGTCCTCTGACCAAAGCGCGGCGCCAAGCGTCGGGAGCACCCTCAGCCCATCGAACCCTCCGCCGCCAAGGCAACCCGATCTGAGCGCCAGCGTGCGGGAATTCGTGCAAAGCTTTTGGAATCACCACGAGAGCAATGATGCAAGCGATTGGGCGTCGGCCTTCGCCCCCCGAACCAATTACTGCTACTACGGCGGCGGTCAATGGGCGGACCAGCGTTTTGTAGAACAGGATCGTGCGAAGCTCGTGAAGCGGTACCCGATCCGCCAATACCGCTTCTACGGGCTCACCATCGACGCGCAACCCGGCGGCAGCCTCGCTCGCGTCGGCTATGCCTTTAACTACGCCTATGCCGGCCATAAGTCGGCAGCGGGCGTCTGCCGCGTTTTGCTGACCTTACAGCAGATCTCTGGCCGTTGGTTCATCACCGCGTATGACGAAAAAGTCAACCGTCAATAA
- a CDS encoding PAS domain S-box protein, translated as MSLLEHCAPLNADLSPSDHVPLNADLSPSEGDHSDSADALFRNEELQIRIRTDQRFFWLFWLQWIGGIILCCLVSPLSWQGTRASLHEHLLAAVGLGGLIISFPLILIRLRPGHWLTRHTVAVAQMLSGALLIHLTGGRVETHFHVFGSLAFLSFYRDCRVLITATVVVGLDHWLRSMFWPESVFGVATGSLGRVLEHIGWVLFENAFLWWSIVFNRRESRHKARAILLRQAIQRRTLGLLNATHDGVFMCDARTLRFFYVNEGAARLLGYTREELLRMGPPDLYTAFDEAQYRTRIAPLLEGRCEVRSFRAVYRRKEGGDVPVEVVLQSSETDAGGRALVAIVRDATERWQAEEARRLYQERLEDQVRQRTAELETANEQLRAEIAERKRVESALVEAKEAAEAATRAKGEFLANMSHEIRTPMNGVLVMTGLLLDTELNDEQRGFARIIRSSVESLLTIINDILDFSKIEAGKLRFEELDFDLCETVESTLEMLAGAAQAKGLELAGMVEPAVPARLRGDPGRLRQVLTNLVSNAVKFTETGQVIVRVSRESEAPTHAILHFSVQDTGIGIAPDRHDRLFQAFSQADASTTRKYGGTGLGLMIAKELVTVMHGQIGMRSDPGKGSTFWFTARFEKADPDGCSSVRTLAPRGFSDLRVLVVADAPAVRTILCQQVSGSKLTAESADGRVEALKLLRAAAAAGKPYHAALLDLQMPGMESLALVRLIRSDPAIRWRYCSVGWPGRPHLSREAGVGCRALN; from the coding sequence ATGAGCCTCCTCGAGCACTGCGCCCCCCTCAACGCGGACCTGTCCCCCTCGGACCACGTCCCCCTCAACGCGGACCTGTCCCCCTCGGAAGGCGATCATTCCGACTCGGCCGATGCGCTCTTTCGAAACGAGGAGTTGCAGATTCGCATTCGAACCGATCAGCGTTTCTTTTGGCTGTTCTGGCTGCAATGGATTGGCGGCATCATCCTCTGCTGCCTGGTATCGCCGCTGAGCTGGCAGGGTACCCGGGCCTCCCTCCACGAACATCTGCTGGCGGCGGTCGGTTTAGGCGGGTTGATCATCAGCTTCCCCCTGATCCTCATCCGCCTTAGGCCGGGCCATTGGCTCACCCGGCACACCGTGGCCGTTGCTCAGATGCTTTCAGGAGCCCTGTTGATTCACCTCACGGGGGGCCGGGTGGAGACCCATTTCCATGTGTTTGGGTCATTGGCGTTCTTATCCTTTTACCGTGACTGCCGGGTATTGATCACGGCAACGGTCGTCGTGGGGCTCGACCATTGGCTTCGTTCCATGTTCTGGCCGGAATCAGTCTTTGGGGTGGCCACCGGGAGTTTGGGGCGGGTGCTGGAGCATATCGGCTGGGTGCTGTTCGAAAACGCTTTCCTTTGGTGGTCGATCGTCTTCAACCGCCGCGAAAGCCGGCACAAAGCCCGCGCCATCCTGCTGCGCCAGGCCATTCAGCGCCGCACGTTGGGCCTCCTCAACGCCACCCACGACGGCGTGTTCATGTGCGATGCGCGCACCCTGCGTTTTTTTTACGTGAATGAAGGGGCGGCTCGGCTCCTCGGCTACACGCGCGAGGAGTTGTTGCGGATGGGGCCGCCGGACCTTTATACAGCGTTTGATGAGGCGCAATACCGCACGAGAATCGCTCCACTGCTTGAGGGCAGGTGCGAGGTCCGGTCGTTTCGCGCCGTCTATCGGCGCAAGGAGGGCGGGGACGTGCCGGTGGAAGTTGTCCTGCAATCCAGCGAGACCGATGCGGGCGGGCGGGCGCTCGTCGCTATCGTGCGAGACGCCACCGAGCGCTGGCAAGCCGAGGAGGCCCGGCGCCTTTATCAGGAGCGGCTCGAGGATCAGGTGCGCCAACGCACGGCGGAACTCGAGACGGCGAACGAGCAACTACGCGCCGAAATCGCTGAACGGAAGCGAGTCGAAAGCGCGCTGGTCGAGGCCAAGGAAGCGGCCGAAGCGGCAACCCGCGCCAAGGGCGAATTTTTGGCCAACATGAGCCATGAGATCCGTACGCCCATGAACGGCGTACTCGTTATGACCGGCCTGCTGCTCGACACCGAATTGAACGATGAGCAGCGCGGATTCGCCCGTATCATTCGCTCCAGTGTCGAGTCGTTGCTGACCATCATCAACGACATCCTGGATTTCTCGAAGATCGAGGCCGGTAAACTACGCTTCGAAGAGCTTGATTTCGATTTGTGCGAGACCGTCGAAAGCACCCTGGAGATGTTGGCGGGGGCGGCGCAAGCAAAGGGGTTGGAACTGGCGGGTATGGTCGAGCCCGCGGTGCCCGCCCGGCTGCGCGGCGACCCGGGCCGCCTCCGGCAGGTGCTGACCAACTTGGTAAGCAACGCAGTCAAGTTCACCGAGACGGGCCAGGTAATCGTGCGCGTCTCGCGCGAGAGCGAGGCGCCAACGCACGCCATCTTGCATTTCAGCGTGCAGGACACCGGGATCGGGATCGCGCCGGACCGCCACGATCGCCTGTTCCAGGCCTTTAGCCAGGCCGATGCGTCAACCACCCGCAAATACGGCGGGACCGGCTTAGGGCTAATGATTGCGAAGGAGTTGGTGACGGTGATGCATGGTCAGATCGGTATGCGCAGCGACCCGGGCAAAGGTTCTACCTTCTGGTTTACCGCTCGTTTCGAAAAAGCAGACCCCGACGGATGTTCCTCCGTTCGGACGCTTGCACCTCGCGGGTTCTCCGATTTACGGGTTCTCGTGGTCGCCGACGCTCCCGCCGTCCGAACCATCCTGTGCCAGCAGGTCAGCGGCTCGAAACTGACGGCGGAGAGCGCAGACGGCCGGGTTGAAGCGTTGAAACTTTTAAGGGCTGCGGCGGCTGCCGGCAAACCGTACCATGCCGCGTTGCTGGACCTGCAGATGCCCGGGATGGAAAGCCTGGCGCTTGTCCGTTTGATCAGGTCCGATCCGGCAATCCGGTGGCGGTATTGCAGCGTTGGGTGGCCGGGGAGGCCGCACCTGAGCCGTGAGGCGGGTGTCGGGTGTCGGGCGTTAAATTAA
- a CDS encoding trypsin-like peptidase domain-containing protein: MIEVDALDAQGDLLKTGSAFFVDGHGWAVTNQHVVQGAARVVGVSGSGEHYRCERVFYAPSGLDLAVLKFTGVQKAHLALGSSQAAIEGERVWIIGNPGGLPGTDSAGEISAFLNHGQLIQITGPLWPGSSGSPVLDQSGKVIAVAVGQQLDGQTLNFAIPAEFVSAALSAAHAQNEGTPPAAAPPVSSTSPASTPPAAAASARPASTPLAAAETPDRASTPTPTPEPKVAQDRIGRFLEEFMRSWNSGTGISDVDFYADRARYDGRKVPRSVIARQEAAYNARWPKRRFWLIGAPTVEPVDGSVQRVRLRAGFAVGDGKRYVTGEATYQIDLEATGDKFQVVGLDEQITRRDSSSRTRR, encoded by the coding sequence ATGATTGAAGTGGATGCACTCGACGCGCAAGGGGACCTGCTGAAAACCGGAAGCGCCTTCTTTGTGGACGGTCATGGCTGGGCGGTCACCAACCAGCACGTGGTTCAAGGTGCGGCTCGCGTCGTCGGGGTGAGCGGCAGCGGAGAACATTACCGCTGCGAACGAGTGTTTTACGCCCCCTCGGGGCTGGACCTTGCGGTTCTGAAGTTTACCGGCGTGCAGAAGGCTCATCTGGCGCTGGGTTCTTCACAAGCCGCCATCGAAGGCGAGCGGGTTTGGATCATCGGTAATCCGGGCGGTCTGCCGGGCACCGACTCGGCGGGCGAGATCTCCGCATTCCTCAATCACGGCCAGTTAATTCAAATCACCGGCCCGCTGTGGCCGGGTTCCAGCGGTTCACCGGTCCTGGATCAAAGCGGCAAGGTTATCGCGGTGGCGGTCGGCCAGCAACTCGACGGTCAAACCCTGAACTTTGCAATTCCGGCGGAATTCGTGAGTGCGGCACTTTCCGCGGCCCACGCTCAGAACGAAGGCACCCCGCCCGCGGCCGCCCCTCCCGTTTCTTCCACGTCGCCGGCCTCGACACCGCCGGCTGCCGCTGCCTCCGCGCGGCCGGCCTCAACACCGCTGGCTGCCGCTGAAACCCCGGACCGCGCTTCCACTCCCACCCCGACCCCTGAACCCAAAGTCGCGCAGGACCGCATTGGCCGATTCCTGGAGGAGTTTATGCGCTCGTGGAATTCCGGAACGGGGATTTCGGATGTCGATTTCTATGCGGACCGAGCGCGCTACGACGGCCGGAAAGTGCCCCGGTCAGTGATTGCCCGGCAAGAAGCGGCTTACAACGCCCGCTGGCCGAAACGGCGTTTCTGGCTGATCGGCGCGCCGACGGTTGAGCCCGTGGACGGCTCCGTTCAACGGGTTCGATTGCGGGCCGGCTTCGCGGTAGGGGACGGCAAGCGTTACGTCACGGGTGAGGCCACCTATCAGATCGACCTTGAGGCGACGGGAGACAAGTTTCAGGTCGTCGGGCTCGACGAACAGATCACCAGGCGCGATTCCTCCTCGCGCACCAGGCGATAG
- a CDS encoding OsmC family protein, translating to MRHKTHLYETTVVWTGNLGRGTPSYSGYSRDHEISAPGKRLPVAGSSDPAFRGDVTRYNPEELLVSALSACHMLWVLHLCAEAGVTVLSYEDRANGAMVEMPDGGGQFTRVTLRPRMVITAESDLQKAELAHDRAHELCFLARSVNFPVYHEPEVSTAASPVDS from the coding sequence ATGCGCCACAAAACCCATCTCTACGAAACAACCGTTGTCTGGACCGGTAACCTCGGCCGGGGTACGCCCAGTTACAGCGGGTACAGCCGCGACCACGAAATCAGTGCGCCGGGCAAGCGTCTGCCGGTAGCCGGCTCTTCAGACCCGGCCTTTCGGGGCGACGTCACCCGGTACAACCCTGAAGAACTATTGGTAAGCGCCTTATCGGCGTGTCACATGCTTTGGGTTCTGCACCTTTGCGCGGAGGCCGGCGTCACGGTGTTGAGCTACGAAGATCGGGCGAATGGCGCAATGGTGGAAATGCCGGATGGCGGCGGCCAGTTTACCCGGGTGACCCTGCGGCCAAGGATGGTGATTACCGCCGAATCCGACCTGCAGAAAGCGGAACTTGCGCATGACCGGGCGCATGAACTTTGCTTTCTGGCGCGCTCGGTGAATTTCCCGGTTTACCATGAGCCGGAAGTCTCGACCGCAGCGTCACCGGTTGATTCTTGA
- the hemL gene encoding glutamate-1-semialdehyde 2,1-aminomutase, with the protein MATMTSASLFDEARRLIPGGVNSPVRAFRNVGGSPFFVSRAKGSHLWDVDGKEYIDYVGTWGPAILGHAPEAVVGAVREAALHGLSFGIPNPYEVELARLLVRWVPSVQKVRMVNSGTEATMSCVRLARGFTRRDVIVKFEGCYHGHVDSLLVKAGSGALTHGYPDSAGVPAALAALTVTLPFNDLGAVEALFAKEGAQIAGVILEPVPANAGLYFPRPGFLERLRELCTRHGALLIFDEVMTGFRLAKGGFQERCGVSPDLTAFGKVMGGGLPIGAFGGRTEIMDQLSPDGPVYQAGTLSGNPLAMAAGLAQLGELERTDGYARLEQIGRQMEDGMRDLLGALDLPLTFHRIGSMFCLYFTAGPVWNLADARKSDLEAFRRFFHGCLDDGVYFAPSQFEAGFLCLMHTKPDLERTLDVVRKNLQRTCR; encoded by the coding sequence ATGGCGACGATGACGAGTGCATCCCTGTTTGATGAAGCCAGGCGGTTGATTCCAGGCGGGGTCAATTCCCCGGTCCGGGCGTTTCGAAACGTAGGCGGCAGCCCGTTTTTTGTATCTCGCGCCAAAGGGTCGCACCTGTGGGACGTCGATGGAAAGGAATACATCGATTACGTCGGGACATGGGGGCCGGCCATCCTCGGTCACGCGCCCGAGGCCGTCGTCGGGGCGGTACGCGAGGCTGCGCTTCACGGTTTAAGTTTCGGCATCCCGAATCCCTATGAGGTGGAGTTGGCGCGACTGCTCGTGCGATGGGTGCCTTCGGTCCAAAAGGTGCGGATGGTGAACAGCGGTACGGAGGCAACCATGTCGTGCGTCCGCCTCGCCCGCGGTTTCACCCGGCGTGACGTCATCGTTAAGTTTGAAGGTTGCTACCATGGGCACGTCGATTCCTTGCTGGTCAAAGCCGGCAGCGGAGCGCTCACCCATGGGTACCCCGACAGCGCGGGCGTGCCTGCGGCGCTGGCCGCCCTCACGGTGACGCTTCCGTTCAATGACCTGGGTGCGGTCGAAGCGCTTTTTGCCAAGGAGGGAGCCCAGATTGCCGGGGTGATCCTCGAGCCGGTGCCGGCCAATGCCGGACTCTACTTCCCGCGTCCCGGATTTCTCGAGCGCCTCAGGGAGCTCTGTACCCGGCACGGGGCGCTGTTGATTTTTGACGAGGTGATGACCGGGTTCCGTCTCGCTAAAGGAGGGTTTCAGGAACGCTGCGGCGTGTCGCCCGACCTAACGGCTTTCGGCAAGGTTATGGGCGGCGGCCTGCCGATCGGCGCCTTTGGCGGCCGAACCGAAATCATGGATCAACTCTCGCCGGATGGCCCGGTTTACCAGGCCGGCACGCTGTCCGGAAATCCCTTGGCCATGGCCGCAGGCTTGGCGCAACTGGGCGAACTCGAACGCACCGACGGCTACGCCAGGCTCGAGCAAATCGGCCGCCAGATGGAGGACGGCATGCGTGACCTGCTGGGCGCGCTCGATTTGCCGCTCACGTTTCATCGAATCGGTTCCATGTTCTGCCTCTACTTCACGGCTGGCCCGGTCTGGAATCTTGCCGACGCCAGGAAATCAGACCTGGAGGCGTTTCGGCGCTTTTTCCATGGCTGCCTGGATGACGGCGTTTATTTTGCCCCTTCACAGTTCGAAGCAGGGTTCCTCTGTCTGATGCATACCAAGCCCGACCTGGAACGAACCCTCGATGTGGTCAGGAAAAATTTGCAGCGCACCTGCCGGTAG
- a CDS encoding sigma-70 family RNA polymerase sigma factor encodes MAGESSIDQESEIELLKRVGQGDRKSFEDLYDRFSGVLFSTALQILNDHREAEDVLQEVFVQIWDKARLYDAARGKPLTWAMTLTRNKAIDRLRSAQRRYRLQGQVEKETTITNQVAIKDSSEEVEILEKSRLIRAAVMELSKEQREAIELAFFSGLTQNEIAQELNQPLGTVKARIRRGMLRLKEMIAARL; translated from the coding sequence ATGGCAGGCGAAAGTTCGATCGACCAAGAATCAGAAATCGAATTGCTGAAGCGAGTCGGGCAAGGTGATCGAAAAAGCTTCGAAGATCTCTACGACCGATTTTCCGGAGTACTCTTCTCAACCGCTTTACAAATCCTGAACGACCACCGGGAAGCGGAGGACGTCCTGCAAGAGGTCTTTGTCCAGATCTGGGACAAAGCCAGGCTTTATGACGCCGCGCGGGGCAAACCGCTCACCTGGGCGATGACGCTGACTCGTAACAAAGCCATCGACCGGCTGCGCTCGGCCCAGCGTCGTTACCGGCTGCAAGGCCAGGTTGAGAAGGAAACCACGATCACCAACCAGGTTGCCATCAAGGATTCTTCAGAGGAGGTCGAAATCCTGGAAAAAAGCCGCCTGATCCGGGCGGCCGTCATGGAACTTTCCAAAGAGCAACGTGAAGCCATTGAACTCGCCTTTTTTTCCGGCTTAACCCAAAACGAGATCGCGCAGGAACTGAATCAGCCGCTCGGGACCGTCAAAGCCAGGATCAGACGAGGAATGCTGCGGTTGAAAGAAATGATTGCCGCGCGCCTGTAA
- a CDS encoding DUF4864 domain-containing protein — MTSRFKAILLSGTLLICAAGTIVTRFWQDQFEATVKPAALYTVILAQYHECRADDFRQAYQESSSAAQQHLTVVQFETKVRSQYGRINCPEKIDFGEIALERHRAYVRVYYTSNTHQITPALYTLVYEAGCWRVENFEIYDTWPASRQLAGTRI, encoded by the coding sequence ATGACATCCCGGTTCAAAGCGATCCTGCTCAGCGGCACCCTTCTCATCTGCGCCGCGGGCACGATCGTCACCCGGTTTTGGCAGGATCAATTCGAGGCCACGGTCAAGCCCGCCGCTCTTTACACCGTAATTCTCGCTCAATACCATGAGTGTCGAGCCGATGATTTCCGGCAAGCCTACCAGGAATCGTCGAGTGCCGCTCAACAGCACCTCACCGTGGTTCAGTTCGAAACCAAGGTGCGTTCTCAATACGGGCGCATTAATTGTCCTGAAAAGATCGATTTCGGTGAAATCGCGCTGGAACGGCACCGGGCGTATGTGCGGGTTTATTACACCAGCAACACCCATCAGATCACCCCGGCGCTCTACACGCTGGTTTACGAGGCCGGGTGCTGGCGCGTGGAGAACTTCGAGATTTATGATACCTGGCCGGCGAGCCGGCAGCTGGCGGGCACGCGGATCTGA
- a CDS encoding DUF971 domain-containing protein, which yields MLAVPLVLKTYEIIGNELALQWQDGSESYVSLRDLRLACPCALCAGERDLLGREYRQPRELTEQSFILKKCQLVGGYALQPAWGDGHNTGIYSFAYLKSLGGTET from the coding sequence ATGTTGGCTGTGCCGTTGGTGCTCAAGACGTACGAGATAATCGGCAACGAGTTGGCCTTGCAATGGCAGGACGGCTCGGAAAGCTACGTGTCGCTGCGTGACCTTCGTCTTGCCTGCCCCTGCGCGCTTTGCGCGGGTGAGCGCGACCTGCTCGGGCGGGAGTACCGGCAGCCTCGGGAATTGACCGAGCAAAGTTTTATCCTTAAAAAGTGCCAGCTTGTAGGGGGATACGCCCTGCAGCCCGCCTGGGGCGATGGCCATAACACGGGCATTTATTCATTTGCTTACCTGAAATCACTGGGCGGAACGGAGACATGA
- a CDS encoding SDR family oxidoreductase: MSISYFAECTVLITGASAGIGREFARQLAPVVSTMVLVARRADRLETLELELKVINPDLEIFLRPLDLRDHPEVERFCDWLDESGLAIDLLINNAGLGDYGLFADSEWERIDAMLQVNIHALTYLTYRILPKMQRAGCGAILNVSSTASFLPVPKMATYAATKAYVTSLTEALRAELRDSNLTVTVLCPGPVPTEFADVANRTGPGGNLKVAPEIFTVPVQDVVRDALNAVSRDRARVVPGTLVNLGMTTIAFLPMFIKRLLYQLKLGEPAQPPSGQAPDYQVAGTR; this comes from the coding sequence ATGAGCATCAGCTACTTTGCCGAATGCACCGTGCTGATCACCGGCGCGTCGGCTGGAATCGGCCGGGAGTTCGCCCGCCAGTTGGCTCCCGTCGTAAGCACGATGGTACTCGTGGCGCGGCGCGCCGACCGGCTTGAAACGCTGGAGCTCGAGCTGAAAGTCATCAACCCGGACCTGGAGATTTTCTTGCGGCCCCTCGACTTGCGCGATCACCCGGAGGTTGAACGTTTCTGCGATTGGTTGGATGAGAGCGGCCTTGCGATCGATCTGTTGATCAATAACGCCGGACTGGGTGATTACGGCCTGTTTGCCGACAGCGAATGGGAGCGCATCGACGCCATGCTCCAGGTCAATATCCATGCGTTGACTTACCTCACCTACCGGATCCTGCCTAAAATGCAGCGGGCCGGCTGCGGGGCGATCCTGAACGTCAGTTCCACGGCCAGCTTTCTTCCTGTCCCGAAGATGGCCACTTACGCCGCCACCAAAGCGTACGTGACCAGTTTAACCGAAGCTCTCCGCGCCGAACTCCGGGACTCCAACCTAACGGTCACCGTACTCTGCCCGGGACCCGTGCCGACCGAATTTGCCGACGTCGCGAACCGGACCGGACCGGGCGGCAATTTAAAAGTTGCCCCGGAAATTTTTACCGTGCCCGTGCAGGATGTGGTGCGCGACGCGTTGAACGCCGTATCCCGCGATCGCGCCCGAGTGGTACCGGGTACCCTCGTGAATCTGGGTATGACCACGATCGCATTCCTGCCCATGTTCATTAAACGCCTGCTTTACCAGCTCAAGCTCGGCGAACCGGCTCAGCCGCCCTCAGGTCAGGCCCCCGATTACCAGGTCGCTGGCACCCGCTAA
- a CDS encoding TMEM14 family protein — protein sequence MLQTVQTYYIVFGLFALIGGVLGYVRAKSRPSIIAGVITCALLIVAAILGPSQPSFILAILVSVLLIAHFGRTYWAKRRPMPAIPMIALSVICIVLTLVAWLR from the coding sequence ATGCTCCAGACCGTTCAGACCTATTACATCGTTTTCGGATTGTTCGCCCTGATCGGCGGCGTCCTTGGTTATGTCCGGGCCAAATCACGGCCGTCCATCATCGCCGGGGTGATCACCTGCGCCCTGTTGATCGTAGCCGCGATCCTGGGTCCCTCCCAACCCTCGTTTATCCTGGCGATCCTGGTTTCCGTTCTGCTCATCGCTCATTTTGGCCGGACCTACTGGGCCAAACGCAGGCCGATGCCTGCCATTCCAATGATTGCGTTGAGCGTGATCTGTATCGTCCTAACCCTGGTCGCTTGGCTGCGATAA